The proteins below come from a single Arthrobacter sp. B1I2 genomic window:
- a CDS encoding acyltransferase — protein sequence MSTVADSADVDPGAHVGVGSRIWHLAQIREAARLGENCVIGRGAYIGPGVVLGENCKVQNYALVYEPAVLEAGVFIGPAVVLTNDIFPRAVTPEGTLKMEDDWDKVGVTIRHGAAIGARAVCIAPVTIGAWAMVAAGAVVTKDVPDFALVAGVPARRIGWVGKAGHPLRQESGQWICPSTGDAYVEDGGVLRLS from the coding sequence TTGAGCACGGTCGCTGACAGCGCGGACGTTGACCCCGGCGCACACGTAGGGGTGGGCAGCAGGATTTGGCATCTGGCCCAGATCAGGGAGGCGGCCCGCCTGGGGGAGAACTGCGTCATTGGCCGCGGAGCCTACATCGGCCCCGGGGTGGTCCTGGGGGAGAACTGCAAGGTCCAGAATTACGCACTGGTGTACGAGCCCGCAGTGCTTGAGGCAGGTGTCTTTATTGGCCCGGCAGTGGTGCTTACCAATGACATCTTTCCCCGCGCTGTAACTCCCGAGGGCACCCTCAAGATGGAGGACGACTGGGACAAAGTGGGTGTCACCATCCGGCATGGGGCTGCCATTGGCGCGCGGGCCGTCTGCATAGCACCCGTCACCATTGGCGCGTGGGCAATGGTGGCGGCAGGCGCTGTCGTCACCAAGGACGTCCCGGACTTTGCCCTTGTTGCGGGCGTTCCCGCGCGCCGAATCGGGTGGGTCGGGAAGGCGGGCCACCCACTCAGGCAGGAGAGTGGGCAGTGGATATGCCCGAGCACGGGAGACGCCTACGTAGAGGACGGCGGAGTGCTGCGCCTTTCCTAA
- the glf gene encoding UDP-galactopyranose mutase: MTADLVIVGSGFFGLTIAEQAATELGLKVVVIDRRHHIGGNAYSEKEEQTGIEIHRYGAHLFHTSNERVWEYVNRFTTFTDYVHKVYGVHKGEVYSLPINLATINQFFRANLTPGQARELIQEQAGELAGTDPQNLNDKGIQLIGRPLYEAFIKHYTGKQWQTDPKDLPAGIISRLPVRYNYDNRYFNDKYEGLPTNGYTAWIEKMAEHPNIEVRLNTDFFDESHEYSKNKVVGNIPVIYTGPVDRYFDYAEGDLSWRTIDFEEEVLEMGDFQGTSVVNYNDAEVPYTRIIEPRHFHPERDYQTEKTVIMREFSRFAEKGDEPYYPVNTSADRERLLKYRDLAAAEKDVLFGGRLGTYKYLDMHMAIGAALSMFDNKIRPHYESGVKLESGGVDA, translated from the coding sequence GTGACCGCTGACCTCGTCATCGTAGGGTCCGGCTTTTTTGGCCTGACAATCGCAGAACAGGCCGCCACTGAGCTCGGCTTGAAGGTCGTCGTCATCGACCGTCGCCATCACATCGGCGGAAACGCGTACAGCGAAAAGGAAGAACAGACCGGGATTGAGATCCACCGGTACGGCGCCCACCTGTTCCATACCTCGAACGAGCGGGTGTGGGAATACGTCAACAGGTTCACCACCTTCACGGACTATGTGCACAAGGTCTATGGCGTCCACAAGGGCGAGGTCTATTCACTGCCCATCAACCTGGCCACCATCAACCAGTTCTTCCGGGCAAACCTCACACCCGGCCAGGCCCGGGAACTCATCCAGGAGCAGGCCGGGGAACTGGCAGGAACGGACCCGCAAAACCTGAACGACAAGGGAATCCAGCTCATTGGGCGCCCGCTGTACGAAGCGTTCATCAAGCACTACACCGGCAAGCAGTGGCAGACGGATCCCAAGGACCTGCCGGCGGGTATCATCTCCCGGCTTCCCGTGCGCTACAACTATGACAACCGGTACTTCAACGACAAGTACGAGGGCCTGCCGACCAACGGCTACACCGCGTGGATCGAAAAGATGGCGGAGCACCCCAACATCGAGGTTCGGCTCAATACCGACTTCTTCGATGAGTCCCACGAGTACAGCAAGAACAAGGTCGTTGGCAACATCCCCGTCATCTACACAGGCCCGGTTGACCGGTACTTCGATTACGCCGAGGGTGACCTGTCCTGGCGCACCATCGACTTCGAGGAAGAAGTCCTTGAGATGGGTGACTTCCAGGGCACGTCCGTTGTGAACTACAACGACGCCGAGGTCCCCTACACCCGGATCATCGAGCCGCGCCACTTCCACCCCGAGCGCGATTACCAGACCGAAAAGACGGTCATCATGCGTGAGTTCTCGCGTTTCGCCGAGAAGGGTGACGAGCCCTACTACCCGGTCAACACCTCCGCCGACAGGGAACGCCTCCTCAAGTACCGCGATCTCGCCGCGGCTGAGAAGGATGTCCTGTTCGGCGGACGGCTTGGCACCTACAAGTACCTGGACATGCACATGGCCATCGGCGCCGCGCTGAGCATGTTCGACAACAAGATCCGGCCGCATTACGAAAGCGGCGTAAAGCTTGAGAGTGGAGGCGTGGACGCATGA
- a CDS encoding glycosyltransferase, producing the protein MSLATEAPGEERSIVVTGEWQTVHRVVLPTDGDADTLPLYVDFNAAQRVSDDSESKAGSNLPAVATAGTNIRTDFLDNRRQLHLPAYRRVSFGTYFNAFPASYWRAHTDVSGVRLTVDVDAPATVVIYRSTARGTSNRVESISVDAGTPADVVLPLANFGDGGWYWFDLIAGSETVKLTGAEWSVRKPEGFVPGTATVAVTTFNRPDYCVKHLTTFAESSELLEVVDRLLITDQGTQKVRDQDGYAEAAARLGDKFAIIEQGNLGGSGGFARGMHETVEDGRSKYVLLLDDDVIIETEGVLRAINFADFTRKPTIVGGHMFNLYERSVMHTFGEEINEYKFFWGAVESTREGHDFSASNLRTTPWMHRRIDVDFNGWWMCLVPTSIVREIGLSLPVFIKWDDAEYGIRARRHGYQTVTLPGAAVWHMPWTEKDDTIDWQAYFHQRNRWLAALVYSPYKKGGILPRMSFMVDVKHLLSMQYSAVELRLDALEDLLKGPSHLHETIKTKLPEIRARRAEFDDARITKEVSGFPQVKRVKPPRRGKKPTAPKSILNALATAATAGIRQVQGVRPGALEHPEALVPAMDARWWRLSQLDSAIVSSADGSGAAWYKRQPEQFRTMMARSLKLHQQLLRDWDKLSKVYAEALPQFTSPEAWKQTFDAMTEKPAEQTPEQK; encoded by the coding sequence ATGAGCCTGGCAACCGAAGCCCCTGGCGAGGAAAGGTCAATCGTGGTGACTGGTGAGTGGCAAACCGTGCATAGGGTTGTACTACCTACTGACGGCGACGCTGACACGTTGCCTTTGTACGTGGATTTCAACGCTGCACAGCGGGTTTCCGACGATTCAGAGTCGAAAGCGGGTTCGAATCTTCCCGCTGTCGCAACCGCCGGAACCAATATCAGGACCGACTTTCTCGACAACCGGCGGCAACTGCATTTGCCGGCGTACCGCAGAGTCTCATTCGGCACCTACTTCAATGCCTTTCCCGCCAGTTACTGGCGGGCCCACACTGACGTGTCCGGGGTCCGGCTCACCGTGGACGTGGACGCTCCGGCAACAGTGGTGATATATCGGTCTACCGCCCGGGGTACTTCCAACCGGGTGGAAAGCATCAGCGTCGACGCAGGCACACCGGCAGATGTCGTGCTGCCGCTGGCCAACTTCGGCGACGGCGGGTGGTACTGGTTCGACCTCATTGCCGGCTCTGAGACAGTCAAGCTCACGGGCGCCGAGTGGTCCGTTCGCAAGCCTGAGGGGTTCGTGCCTGGAACCGCCACGGTGGCAGTCACCACCTTCAACCGGCCGGACTACTGCGTGAAGCACCTCACCACCTTCGCGGAGTCGTCGGAACTCCTTGAGGTCGTGGACCGGCTGCTGATCACCGACCAGGGCACCCAGAAAGTGCGGGACCAGGACGGCTACGCCGAGGCCGCTGCGCGGCTCGGCGACAAGTTCGCCATTATAGAGCAGGGGAACCTGGGTGGCTCCGGCGGTTTTGCCCGCGGCATGCACGAGACCGTCGAGGATGGTCGCAGCAAGTACGTGCTGCTGCTGGACGATGACGTCATCATCGAAACGGAGGGCGTGCTCCGCGCGATTAACTTCGCGGACTTCACCCGGAAGCCTACAATCGTCGGCGGCCACATGTTCAACCTCTATGAGCGCTCCGTCATGCACACGTTCGGTGAGGAGATCAACGAGTACAAGTTCTTCTGGGGAGCGGTCGAGAGCACCCGCGAGGGCCATGACTTCTCCGCGAGCAACCTGCGGACTACGCCCTGGATGCATCGCAGGATCGATGTTGACTTCAACGGCTGGTGGATGTGCCTGGTGCCCACGAGTATCGTGCGCGAGATCGGCTTGTCGTTGCCTGTTTTCATTAAGTGGGACGACGCCGAATACGGTATCCGCGCCCGCCGTCACGGCTACCAGACCGTCACGCTTCCCGGGGCCGCAGTCTGGCACATGCCCTGGACCGAGAAGGACGACACGATTGACTGGCAGGCCTATTTCCACCAGCGCAACCGCTGGCTCGCCGCGCTTGTCTACTCGCCCTATAAGAAGGGCGGCATCCTGCCGCGGATGAGTTTCATGGTGGATGTAAAGCACCTGCTCTCAATGCAGTATTCTGCTGTGGAGCTTCGCCTCGACGCGCTCGAGGACCTCCTTAAGGGTCCATCGCATCTACATGAGACGATCAAGACCAAGCTCCCTGAGATCCGCGCGCGGCGCGCTGAGTTTGACGACGCCCGTATCACCAAGGAAGTTTCCGGATTCCCCCAGGTGAAGCGGGTCAAGCCGCCCCGCCGTGGCAAGAAGCCCACCGCACCGAAGTCGATCCTGAACGCCCTTGCCACCGCCGCCACCGCCGGCATCCGCCAGGTCCAGGGTGTCCGCCCCGGCGCCTTGGAGCACCCCGAGGCGTTGGTTCCGGCCATGGATGCGCGCTGGTGGCGTCTGTCGCAGCTGGACTCCGCGATCGTATCCTCGGCTGACGGCTCCGGTGCGGCCTGGTACAAGCGCCAGCCCGAGCAGTTCCGGACCATGATGGCGCGCAGCCTCAAGCTGCACCAGCAGTTGCTGCGTGACTGGGACAAGCTGTCCAAGGTTTACGCCGAGGCCTTGCCCCAGTTCACCTCCCCTGAGGCCTGGAAGCAGACCTTTGACGCCATGACTGAAAAGCCCGCAGAGCAGACACCGGAGCAGAAGTGA
- a CDS encoding ABC transporter permease: MTAVGTDGGSDALVRPGVGGGLAEVFRQRFLLKLLVRKELQIRYRGSVLGLLWSYVKPGVQFIVFYIALGVFLGLERSPRNPDGLANYAIYLFSGIVLINFFTEALSNAARSIVSNGGLIKKIYLPRELFPVASVWVSAVHFVPQLAVLVAACLVVGWQPSVLQLAAAAAGFIIVAMLATGLGLLFGSANVYFRDFENIVDMLLMVATWASPVMYAWTMVRDKLGEGWYSVYQVNPITIGVEAFHYAFWLPTTDGSAPIPPNLLSLWIPVGLVVAFLLLFIGQWTFRRLEGRFAQEL, from the coding sequence GTGACCGCAGTCGGTACCGACGGCGGGTCCGACGCCCTTGTCCGCCCTGGCGTGGGCGGCGGGCTCGCCGAGGTTTTCAGGCAGCGCTTCCTGCTGAAGCTGCTGGTGCGCAAGGAACTGCAGATCCGCTACCGCGGTTCCGTCCTGGGGCTCCTGTGGTCCTACGTCAAGCCGGGTGTGCAGTTCATCGTGTTCTACATTGCGTTGGGTGTCTTCCTGGGCCTGGAACGGAGTCCCCGGAACCCCGATGGTCTCGCCAACTACGCCATCTACTTGTTTTCAGGCATCGTGCTGATCAACTTCTTCACGGAAGCCCTGAGCAACGCCGCCCGGTCTATCGTCAGCAACGGCGGGCTGATCAAGAAGATCTATCTGCCCCGGGAGTTATTTCCCGTTGCCTCTGTCTGGGTGTCGGCAGTGCACTTCGTGCCGCAGTTGGCGGTCCTCGTGGCCGCCTGTCTCGTTGTCGGCTGGCAGCCCTCGGTGCTTCAGCTGGCTGCGGCGGCGGCCGGCTTCATCATCGTCGCAATGCTCGCGACCGGGTTGGGGCTGCTGTTCGGCTCTGCCAACGTCTACTTCCGGGACTTCGAGAACATCGTTGACATGCTGCTGATGGTGGCCACGTGGGCGTCTCCGGTTATGTACGCATGGACAATGGTGCGGGACAAGCTTGGCGAAGGCTGGTACTCGGTCTACCAGGTCAACCCGATCACGATCGGTGTCGAAGCCTTCCACTATGCATTCTGGCTCCCCACAACCGACGGTTCCGCCCCCATCCCGCCGAATCTGCTGTCCTTGTGGATACCCGTGGGGCTTGTAGTTGCGTTCCTGCTGCTGTTCATAGGGCAGTGGACGTTCCGTAGGCTTGAGGGCCGTTTCGCGCAGGAGCTTTAA
- a CDS encoding DUF6541 family protein, whose amino-acid sequence MAILYIPGTVVAFAGRLWGFSLLAVSPAITVTLVSVAAVLAPMVNLPWSPVPVLALTLLIGAFAFVLTRLILRGQKLSLGAINWRSAGWCAAAVLVAAFLVGRRVVQVVGRPGAFSQTFDNVFHLNAIRYIQETGSASSLNISSMTGGSFYPGAWHDIVALLATVTSVEIPVAVNAVNLVVASLVWPLGCMFLARTIAGPRASVTVTAGILSGAFGAFPLLLIDFGVLYPNFLGNALIPVAFGLGIRLLGLGREPLESRWMEGLVLVAVLPGMALAHPSSIMAFLAFMVPPLLFSWGRSSAKFFRDSPRSWPALVGMLAALGGGSGVLVLLWQKLRPLEEAAFWPPIESTGRAIGEVLTSSAIGRPGVVDRDVTVGRRHYDPYQ is encoded by the coding sequence GTGGCTATTCTCTACATTCCGGGGACAGTGGTTGCCTTCGCCGGCCGGCTTTGGGGATTCTCGCTGCTAGCTGTGAGCCCGGCCATCACGGTTACGTTAGTGTCGGTTGCCGCGGTGTTGGCGCCGATGGTGAATCTGCCTTGGTCGCCGGTGCCAGTTCTAGCGCTGACCCTGCTGATCGGGGCTTTCGCCTTCGTACTGACCAGGTTGATACTAAGAGGGCAGAAGTTAAGCCTTGGCGCTATCAACTGGCGTAGTGCGGGGTGGTGCGCCGCAGCCGTCCTTGTCGCCGCCTTTCTTGTAGGGCGACGCGTCGTTCAGGTAGTGGGACGGCCTGGGGCTTTTTCTCAGACTTTTGACAACGTCTTCCATTTGAACGCCATTCGCTACATCCAGGAGACGGGCTCCGCTTCCTCGCTGAATATCAGTTCAATGACGGGTGGTTCCTTCTATCCCGGGGCATGGCACGACATCGTTGCCCTCCTTGCGACCGTGACCAGCGTTGAGATACCCGTGGCTGTCAACGCCGTGAATCTTGTGGTTGCCTCCCTTGTCTGGCCACTTGGCTGTATGTTTCTGGCCCGGACGATAGCAGGTCCTCGGGCATCGGTGACTGTTACGGCGGGAATCCTCTCTGGGGCATTTGGGGCTTTTCCGCTTCTGCTTATCGACTTCGGTGTGCTTTATCCAAATTTCTTGGGCAATGCGCTGATTCCCGTCGCGTTCGGCTTGGGCATTCGACTTCTCGGCCTGGGGAGGGAGCCCCTGGAATCGCGTTGGATGGAAGGGCTTGTCCTTGTGGCAGTTCTGCCCGGGATGGCGCTTGCCCACCCGAGTAGCATCATGGCGTTCCTTGCATTTATGGTTCCCCCTTTGCTGTTTTCGTGGGGTCGGAGCAGTGCCAAGTTCTTTAGAGACTCCCCAAGGTCATGGCCGGCGCTGGTAGGTATGCTTGCTGCCTTAGGCGGCGGTTCCGGGGTTCTCGTGCTTTTGTGGCAGAAACTGCGGCCCCTGGAAGAGGCTGCTTTTTGGCCACCCATCGAGAGCACCGGAAGGGCCATTGGCGAAGTGCTCACCAGTTCTGCTATTGGCCGCCCGGGTGTCGTGGACCGTGATGTTACTGTCGGTCGCAGGCATTATGATCCTTATCAATAG
- a CDS encoding DUF6541 family protein → MILINSRSRLWLLGSYFVAAGLFIVVASFPAGPVRMFITGVWYNDPPRLASLLPLVTLPLATIGAVACWDRLAVPTVEKLSLRVVQARVGRTTLGGSASTIVAAAVAGALLIVSTQQANLREAVNSAVPSYQLTDDSPLISTDELTLIDRIDSKVPEDAVIADNPWNGSALAYAFSGRRVLQPHMNGDMPPGAKKIIDELNEAAADPSICSDVKRLKVEYVLDFGHREVHGADHGYRGLDHLAQNGVARLIDSEGEAKLYELTACK, encoded by the coding sequence ATGATCCTTATCAATAGCCGGTCCCGATTGTGGCTGCTTGGCTCGTACTTTGTGGCTGCCGGTTTGTTTATCGTTGTTGCATCATTCCCGGCGGGACCAGTGCGAATGTTCATCACTGGAGTTTGGTATAACGACCCACCCCGGCTTGCGTCACTGCTACCCCTGGTGACCTTGCCTCTGGCCACGATTGGTGCTGTGGCATGCTGGGACAGACTCGCCGTGCCGACCGTGGAAAAATTGTCGCTACGGGTCGTTCAAGCACGAGTTGGCCGGACAACGCTGGGCGGTTCGGCCTCTACTATTGTCGCGGCAGCCGTGGCCGGCGCCTTACTCATAGTCTCGACGCAGCAGGCAAATCTCCGTGAAGCAGTAAATTCAGCGGTTCCCAGCTACCAGTTGACGGATGATTCACCGCTAATCTCGACCGACGAATTAACCCTGATCGACAGGATCGACAGCAAGGTACCGGAAGACGCGGTTATCGCCGACAATCCTTGGAATGGTAGTGCGCTGGCCTACGCCTTTAGCGGGCGCCGTGTTCTTCAGCCGCATATGAACGGTGACATGCCGCCCGGCGCGAAAAAGATCATCGATGAGTTGAACGAGGCTGCCGCTGACCCCTCTATCTGTTCCGATGTGAAGCGCCTCAAAGTCGAATATGTACTCGACTTTGGCCACCGTGAAGTCCATGGCGCCGACCATGGGTATCGTGGGCTGGACCACCTGGCACAGAATGGGGTTGCACGACTTATCGATTCTGAGGGAGAAGCCAAGCTCTATGAGCTAACTGCGTGCAAGTAG
- the rfbA gene encoding glucose-1-phosphate thymidylyltransferase RfbA gives MRGIILAGGTGSRLHPITLGSSKQLVPVYDKPMIYYPLSTLILAGIKDILIITTPHDAEQFERLLGDGWQFGINITYKQQPSPDGLAQAFILGQEHIGSEPVALVLGDNIFYGQGMGTQLRRFKDIEGGAVFGYWVSDPTAYGVVEFDEQGTAISLEEKPLKPRSHYAVPGLYFYDNNVIEIAKNLQPSARGELEITDVNRTYLERGQLKVEILPRGTAWLDTGTFDSLNDASNFIRTVEHRQGLKIGAPEEIAWRLGFLSDDDLRTRAEPLVKSGYGSYLLGLLGNTPS, from the coding sequence ATGCGTGGAATCATTCTGGCCGGCGGCACGGGCTCACGGCTGCACCCAATTACTCTTGGCTCGAGCAAGCAACTCGTACCCGTCTACGACAAGCCAATGATTTATTATCCACTCTCAACGCTGATCTTGGCTGGCATAAAAGACATCCTTATCATCACCACTCCCCACGACGCCGAGCAGTTCGAACGACTGCTGGGCGATGGCTGGCAATTCGGCATCAACATCACTTATAAACAGCAGCCAAGCCCCGACGGACTGGCCCAAGCGTTCATTCTGGGCCAGGAGCACATCGGAAGTGAACCCGTAGCCCTCGTCCTGGGCGACAACATCTTTTACGGTCAAGGTATGGGGACGCAGCTGCGGCGATTTAAAGACATCGAAGGCGGAGCCGTATTTGGCTACTGGGTGTCGGACCCAACTGCCTATGGTGTCGTCGAGTTTGACGAACAGGGCACAGCCATATCTCTGGAGGAGAAACCGCTCAAACCGCGGAGTCACTATGCAGTACCTGGGCTCTACTTCTATGACAATAACGTCATCGAGATCGCCAAGAATCTCCAGCCGTCGGCGCGCGGAGAGCTGGAAATAACCGACGTCAACCGGACTTATCTGGAGCGGGGACAGCTAAAAGTTGAGATCCTGCCCCGCGGCACAGCGTGGCTGGACACAGGAACGTTTGACTCGCTCAATGACGCGTCCAATTTCATCCGGACGGTTGAGCACCGGCAAGGTCTCAAGATAGGCGCGCCCGAAGAAATCGCCTGGCGACTGGGCTTCCTGAGCGACGACGACCTGCGAACGCGTGCGGAACCGTTAGTCAAGAGCGGCTACGGAAGCTATCTTCTGGGGCTGCTCGGCAACACCCCGAGCTAA
- the rfbB gene encoding dTDP-glucose 4,6-dehydratase, with protein MQNLLVTGGAGFIGSNFVHYVLHNSDDHVTVLDKLTYAGNKESLRGLPEERFTFVHGDIADAELVDQLVAEADVVVHYAAESHNDNSLQDPRPFLDTNIIGTYTLIEAARKHHKRFHHISTDEVYGDLELDDPGRFTEQTPYNPSSPYSSTKAGSDLLVRAWVRSFGLQATISNCSNNYGPYQHVEKFIPRQITNIIDGIRPKLYGKGENVRDWIHANDHSSAVLAIIAKGRIGETYLIGADGEKNNKDVVELILKHMGQSPDAYDHVVDRPGHDLRYAIDSTKLRDELGWEPEFSNFDAGIEDTIAWYRDNEDWWRSQKAATEAKYKEQGQ; from the coding sequence ATGCAGAATCTCCTTGTCACTGGCGGTGCCGGCTTCATCGGCTCCAATTTTGTCCACTATGTTCTTCATAATTCCGATGACCATGTCACCGTTCTCGACAAGCTGACATATGCGGGGAATAAGGAGTCGCTGCGTGGCCTTCCGGAAGAACGGTTCACGTTTGTCCACGGCGACATCGCGGACGCTGAACTGGTGGACCAGCTGGTAGCGGAGGCGGATGTAGTTGTTCACTACGCCGCTGAATCGCATAATGACAACTCGCTGCAGGATCCACGCCCGTTCCTTGACACGAACATTATCGGCACCTACACGCTGATCGAGGCCGCGAGGAAGCACCACAAGCGCTTCCATCACATCTCCACTGATGAGGTGTACGGCGACCTGGAGCTGGACGACCCGGGACGCTTCACCGAGCAAACCCCGTACAACCCCTCCAGCCCGTACTCGTCCACCAAGGCCGGCTCGGACCTGTTGGTCCGCGCGTGGGTGCGCTCCTTCGGGCTGCAGGCCACTATCAGCAACTGCTCGAACAACTACGGGCCGTACCAACACGTGGAGAAGTTCATCCCGCGGCAAATCACCAACATCATTGATGGAATCCGGCCCAAGCTCTACGGCAAGGGTGAGAACGTCCGGGACTGGATCCACGCCAACGACCATTCCTCAGCGGTACTGGCGATCATCGCCAAGGGCAGGATCGGCGAGACTTACCTGATCGGTGCGGACGGGGAAAAGAACAACAAAGACGTTGTTGAACTGATCCTCAAGCACATGGGCCAGTCTCCGGACGCCTACGACCACGTGGTGGACCGTCCCGGCCACGACCTGCGCTATGCCATCGACTCCACCAAGCTCCGTGACGAGCTGGGCTGGGAACCGGAGTTCTCCAACTTCGACGCCGGCATCGAGGACACCATCGCCTGGTACCGGGACAACGAAGACTGGTGGCGGTCCCAGAAAGCAGCCACCGAAGCAAAGTACAAGGAACAGGGCCAGTAG
- a CDS encoding bifunctional dTDP-4-dehydrorhamnose 3,5-epimerase family protein/NAD(P)-dependent oxidoreductase translates to MSIEFSKKLAAHETPIPGVVVYDLPVHGDNRGWFKENWQREKMVALGLPDFRPVQNNISFNEKAGTTRGIHAEPWDKYISVATGRIFGAWVDLREGPTFGTVFTTELDASQAIFIPRGVGNAFQTLEDNTAYTYLVNDHWSADAQGQYTFLNLSDETAGIQWPIPLEQAELSEKDKAHPRLSEVVPMPPKKTLVLGANGQLGKALRKQYEGDSSVEFAGRSEFDVTSAEAFSARNWKNYSTVINAAAYTAVDAAETPEGRAAAWANNVTAVSRLARTAVEHDLTLVHISSDYVFDGSRNLHTEGESFTPLGVYGQTKAAGDAIVNTVPRHYIVRTSWVIGDGNNFVRTMATLAARGIKPSVVNDQVGRLSFTADIAAGIDHLLQTGAPYGTYNLTNDGAPQSWADVAADVYELVGGHREDVTGVSTEEYFRGKAAAPRPLNSVLDLSKIQRTGFKPANSLSRMAEYLG, encoded by the coding sequence ATGTCCATCGAGTTTTCGAAGAAGTTGGCAGCCCACGAAACGCCAATCCCCGGTGTGGTTGTCTACGATTTACCAGTTCACGGGGACAACCGCGGCTGGTTCAAGGAAAACTGGCAACGTGAAAAGATGGTGGCCCTCGGCCTGCCCGATTTCCGTCCTGTCCAGAACAACATCTCCTTCAACGAGAAAGCGGGCACCACGCGCGGCATCCATGCGGAGCCTTGGGACAAATACATCTCCGTGGCCACTGGCAGGATTTTCGGCGCTTGGGTTGACCTTCGTGAAGGCCCTACGTTTGGCACTGTATTCACTACCGAATTGGACGCCAGCCAAGCGATTTTTATTCCCCGTGGCGTTGGAAACGCCTTTCAGACCTTGGAAGACAACACCGCCTACACATACTTGGTGAACGACCATTGGTCGGCGGACGCCCAGGGGCAATACACCTTCCTGAACCTTTCAGATGAGACAGCCGGCATCCAGTGGCCAATCCCTTTGGAGCAGGCAGAGCTTTCTGAAAAGGACAAGGCTCACCCGCGACTGTCGGAGGTTGTGCCTATGCCTCCGAAAAAGACTCTGGTCCTCGGCGCGAACGGCCAGCTTGGCAAAGCGTTGCGGAAGCAGTACGAGGGCGATTCGTCTGTTGAATTCGCTGGGCGCAGTGAGTTCGACGTCACCAGCGCCGAAGCTTTCTCTGCCCGCAACTGGAAGAACTACTCCACCGTCATTAATGCGGCGGCTTATACCGCTGTGGACGCTGCAGAAACTCCAGAAGGCCGTGCCGCTGCCTGGGCCAACAATGTGACGGCTGTGTCGCGCTTGGCGAGGACCGCCGTCGAGCATGACTTGACACTTGTCCACATCTCCTCGGACTACGTCTTTGACGGTTCCCGGAACCTTCACACGGAGGGTGAGTCCTTTACGCCATTGGGTGTGTACGGCCAAACGAAGGCGGCCGGGGATGCAATCGTCAATACCGTTCCCCGGCACTACATTGTCCGTACAAGCTGGGTGATCGGAGATGGCAACAATTTCGTGCGCACCATGGCTACCCTTGCCGCGCGTGGCATTAAGCCTTCGGTTGTTAATGACCAAGTGGGCCGGCTGAGCTTCACGGCTGACATTGCTGCCGGCATTGACCACTTGCTGCAGACGGGCGCACCCTATGGAACTTACAACCTCACCAACGATGGAGCCCCGCAGTCATGGGCCGACGTAGCGGCGGATGTCTATGAACTCGTTGGAGGACACCGCGAGGACGTCACCGGAGTTTCCACTGAGGAGTACTTCCGGGGAAAGGCTGCAGCGCCCAGGCCTTTGAACAGCGTCCTTGATTTGTCCAAGATCCAGAGGACAGGCTTCAAGCCTGCCAACTCCCTCAGCCGGATGGCAGAATACCTGGGGTAG
- a CDS encoding glycosyltransferase family 2 protein, which produces MYNEATVVGSVVEGLRKQFPYVVCVDDGSTDGSQEKARAAGAVVVQHPINLGQGAALQTGIEFALQDPELDCVVTFDADGQHRVDDARAMVERVRAGEADIILGSRFLDDRTQLSPAKRLVLKTAAIQSRMATGLNLTDAHNGLRAFNRYVASNIHLTQNRMAHASELVNQLAKLKPKYAEHPVEIIYTDYSKAKGQSLLNSVNIVAELFFK; this is translated from the coding sequence ATGTACAACGAAGCTACTGTCGTAGGCTCGGTCGTCGAGGGGCTGCGAAAGCAGTTTCCCTATGTCGTCTGCGTCGACGACGGCAGCACGGATGGATCGCAGGAAAAAGCGCGGGCCGCGGGAGCAGTGGTGGTTCAGCATCCAATAAACCTCGGTCAGGGTGCCGCGCTGCAGACGGGCATCGAGTTTGCACTCCAGGATCCGGAACTGGATTGTGTCGTCACTTTCGACGCCGACGGGCAGCACCGGGTGGACGATGCCAGGGCCATGGTTGAACGGGTCCGGGCCGGCGAAGCTGACATTATTCTTGGTTCTCGCTTCCTGGACGACCGCACTCAGCTTTCGCCGGCAAAGCGACTTGTTCTCAAGACGGCGGCCATTCAATCGCGAATGGCAACAGGTCTGAACTTGACCGACGCACACAACGGGCTCCGCGCCTTCAACCGTTACGTTGCCTCCAACATCCATTTGACGCAGAACCGAATGGCCCACGCATCGGAGCTGGTAAATCAGTTGGCCAAGCTCAAGCCGAAATACGCCGAGCACCCCGTGGAAATCATCTACACCGACTATTCCAAGGCCAAGGGGCAATCCCTGTTGAACTCAGTCAACATTGTGGCCGAGCTGTTCTTTAAGTAG